The Lathyrus oleraceus cultivar Zhongwan6 chromosome 5, CAAS_Psat_ZW6_1.0, whole genome shotgun sequence genome includes the window tgcacacaagaaagggctccctaggagtacctagaacactttgggtgctaacaccttccctctgtgtaaccaacccccttacctgtaatctctggaaatttattagttttgatttgaaaacttcttacttttgagttttgttcgtacttttcccttttcctttggaaacaataaaagcgcagtggcgactatggttttattgacatctagcttatctatagcttgatggtcatgaatttaccgctacagtaacattccgtgccaatctttataggttttcaccatctttcataggatcttcttgatgtttttgttggcagcttcaatggcaccattcatctttgaacaatatggagaagaattatggtggtcaatcttgaaactctcacataattctgtcattgtcttattgttcaagtttgaaccaTTTTCGGTGATGATCTTGCTTGGGATTCCATAGCGGTAAACAATCTCCTTCTTGATGAAGTGGGTGACCACTTGTCTTGTCACATTGGTGTAGGAAGCAGCATCTACCCATTTATTAAAGTAATCAATGATAATTAGGATGAAGCgatgaccattggaagctttaggctctatGGCACCAATCATGTCGACtccccacattgagaaaggccaaggtgatgtcaaaacattcagcagcgttggcggtacatgcactttatcgacataaatctgacatttatgacattttctagcatagatgaaacaatcagactccattgtcaaccagtaataaccaactctcaaaatcttcttggccatgaCATGCCCGTTAGTATgggttccaaaggatccttcatgaatctctttgactaacaggtctgcttcgtgtctatccacgcatctgagcagaaccatgtcatggtttctcttgtaaagcacatcattgcTAAAAAAGAATTTGGATGACAACCTCCTCAGAGTTTTCTTATCTAACAATGTAGCATATTCCATATACTCTTTACATAGTAGATAAcgcttgatgtcatgaaaccatggtttaCCATCAGCTTCTTCTTCAATCAATTGATAGTAGGCAGACTCATCTCTTCTCTTTATTCAAATAATCTGAGCTTCATTATGGAAcctgacttggtacattgatgcTAATGTTGCCAGAGTGTCGACCACTTGATTTTCTGCTCTTGGGATGTGATGGAAAGTGATATCATCAAAGTATTCCATCATCTTTACAACATGAGCATGATACAAGATCAACTTTGCATCACGggtctcccattcacctttgacctaatagatcaccaaggctgaatctccatatacctcaaggatcttgattcggagatcaattgcgGCTTTAATaccaagatacaagcttcatactctgcaACATTATTTGTACAATCAAAGCACAATCTTGATGTGAAAGGGGTAAAgccaccatttggattcatcaaaacaTCTCTCACACCATAACCactgtaattggaggaaccatcgaacatgagcttccaTCGAGATCCTAGTTCCGGTCCTTCATCTGGGCCTAGAATCTCATAATCCTTTATTACCAttatatcctcatcagggaaatAAAACTTCAACGGATGATAGTCTTCAACTGGTTGGTGAGTGAGGTACTCTGTTAACACACttcccttgattgccttctgggttatgtactggatgtcgtactcatacaagagcatctgccaatgggcaagtcttccagtcaaggcaggtttctcaaagatatacttcaTTGGATCCATTTtcgagatcaacaaagtagtatgaCAAATCATATACAGCCTCAAACGACGAGTGGCCCATGCTAgcgcgcaacaagttttctccaaaagCGAATATCGACTTTTATAATCGGTAAATTTtttactcagatagtaaatagcatgttcTTTCCGGCCAGTTTCGTCATGTTGCCTTAGCACGCGTCCCATTGactcttcaagcacaatcaaatacatgattaatggATTTCCTGGGATAAGTGGAATCAAAATAggaggctcttgcaagtattgTCGGGTCTTCTCAAAAGCTCTTTGACAATCAGAGTTCCATTCAattgcttgatcttttcgaaACAATTTTAAGATAGGCTCATATGTGGTCgtcatatgtgagataaaccttgagattTAATTCAAACGTCCAAGAAAGCCTCTAACCTCTCGCTCGGTGCATGGAGCAGAAatttcttgtatagctcggacctTGTCAGGATCCAtctcaattcctcgttgactaacaatgaaaccaagcaacttccctGAGCGGACACCAAATATGCATTTTGCAGGGTTTAATCGTAGTTTAAACTTTCTGAGGCATTCAAACAACTTCTTCAGATGGTCCATTTGATTTTTTTCATTATgagatttagcaatcatgtcatcgacatagacctatatctctttgtgcatcatatcatggaaaagagtgaccatagctctttggtaagttgccctGGCATTTTTGAGACCGCAAGGTATCACCTTGTAGCAAAAAGTGCCCTAAGGGGTAATAAAAGtgtcttctccatgtcatctggagccatcttgatttgattttatccagaaaatccatcctTAAAGGAGAATACAACAAAACTTGCAGTGTTGCCGACCGgagtatcaatgtgtggtagaggtAAATTGTCCttcagactagctttgtttagatccctatagtcaacacacatccttACCTTGTCGTCCTTCTTTCGAACaggtacaatattagctacccattgtgggtacttcgCCACTGTGGGGAAACCAACATCAAATTGTCGTTTGACTTCACGAATCTTCAGATCCATATCTGGTCTTGTTCTTTGGAGTTTCTGTTTTACTGGCAGATAGTCAGGCTAAAGCGGCAGCTTGTGTACAATGATATCGGTGTCCAAGCTtggcatatcctggtatgaccatgcaaatacatccacatattcttgtagcagcttaaccaatctctctttgacgcttgcttcaagtgtggtcctgactttgacttctttcttctcttcctttGTGCCAAGGCTGATTGTTTCCACCGGATCTTTATGTGCCTGAAGGGCTTTGGACTTGTGCTCGAGCAGCCTTGCCAATTTGTTGGGGATGTAACAATCCTCCTCACCCTCTTCTTTGGCTTGGTAGATAGAGGATTCAAAGTTATGAGAGGGAGTATTGTCATTGGATTCAACGGGGTTATTATTTATCCTGCATGTTTGAATGATTTattttttagaaaaataaaaataaaatatgcacaaatggaaaaagttttttttttgtttttgaaaagattACCATTCTCTTAAAAGAAATCAAATTAATGAATAATAAGAATTTAATAAAATGCCTTTTATTCACTgataatgattatttgaaaatgaaaaggggaCCTACAACATAATCCATTAGCCTTCGGAAGAGTTAAGGATTTGAAAGTAAAAACAACAATTATTACTTTTGACaaaggaaaattttcaaggaTCTCAACCGCCTTCCAATTGTTCAAAGTTGTCTCACACTGGTAAACCAAACATGACATATCTTCATCTTCGGTGTTGTCTTCAATTGTGCTAACCTGATCTCCATGGATGAATCATGTACTTAGGAATACTTCCTGGATGCTTCGGTTGTTTCCCTTTGCATGGACCAAGGCTCCTTTCGTAGCAGAAGGCACCTATCCCAAACCAAAACGATCATGCTTCTCACGAACATCAATAAGTTGACCCCAACCTTCAGGGTTCCCTCCTTAAATGCTAGACTTTGCGCTTTTCAGAGAAGCGAAAGATGAACAAGCTTTCCCAACAGGGTCCTTCATCTCCACAAAAATGTCGTTGGCTATTGcaagagcttggaaagaagtttccaaagcgtCCTCATCAGCCTCGATATATCTGAAGGATGAAAGGTGACTGACCACAAAGTCATCCTCCCCATATATGATGATAAATTGATTGTCCActacaaacttcattttctgatgTAAAGTGGAGGTAGCTGCCCCTACAGCATGAATCTAGGGATGCCCCAACAAGCAACTATATGCCAGATTAATGTTCATAACTTAGAAAGTAATCGGGAATATATGAGGGCCGATCAATATGGGAAATTCTACCTCTCCAATCACGGTTCTCCaggaaccatcaaaagctttcactatcaAGGCACTGGGCTTCACGACCGGTCCTTGATAAGACAACTTAGCAAGTGTCCTCTTCGGCATCACATTCAAGGAATATCCAATATCAACCAAAACCCTTGCCAAGGCATCATCTTTTCACTTTACTAAGACGTGGAGTGCATTGTTATGATTATGTCCTTCTTCAGGTAGTTCCTCCCCACTAAAGCTTATAGTATTGCAAGCTGTGATGTTTGCAACCACCCCATCAAATTGGTCTACTATTATGCTTTGTATTACATGAGCTTGGGCAAGCaccttcaacaaagcctccctatgggcTTGGGAGTTCAATAGCAGAGATAAAATAGAGATTTTAGATGGTGTTTGATGTAACTGATCTACAACCTTGTAATCACTTCTCTTGATCAACTTCAAGAATTCAACAACATCTTCAGACTGGACAATTTCTAGTTCTTTAACAGGAGTTATAACTGTTGATTCCTTTGCTGGTACTTGAGGAGTCACATTGAATTCAGGCGTATAAattcgaccactacgggtcattctGCTCATTCCTGTAATATTGGTGACGTCTTCATTCACAGCTTCTGACACTTCACCCTCTTCACTTCCTTCAAAGATCTTATCCACAATGGTAATCTCATATTTCTAAGGCACAACCTTGGTGTTCTCATATGGAAACGACATATGCATACAAATCACAAGAGGCGACAAATGTTTACCTGTAGACACAACTCTCCTACTATAGTAAGGGATTTCAACCGGTTCAGGTAAATTGAAACAAGGTTCAATTACTGACACATCTTCATTTTTTGCAACACTGGAGATTTGCAGCACTCCTTGGTTCATCAAGCTTTGAATATTATCATGTACCATCTGACACCCCTTTGGATGTATGGCACACTCTTCACAATTATCATGACAAACATTAATCAGACCAACTTCCACCAATCGGGCATGGAACGCTGCTAAAGGAGTTCTAACATTATCAACCTTTTCAACCACAATACCATCAGAGGCATCCTCGATCACGTTTACTGTAGGGTTTCTATGAAGGGGAATAAGATTATCTTTCATATTTGGTCCCATATCCCTAAAAGACATAATGTTGCTATCAATAAGCTCACGAACCATATGCTTAAAAGCATAGTAACCCTCTAGGTCATGCCCCGGGGCACCCTCATGAAAAGGATAATGTGCATTAGGGTTGTACCACAGAGGCAAACAATCAGATGGAGGTCCCATAGGTCTAGGAACCACCAAAACGTTTTGCAACAAAGCAGGATAAAGCTTATCATATGACATTGGGATT containing:
- the LOC127081171 gene encoding uncharacterized protein LOC127081171, whose product is MVGSASLGFSELVATGACVEYSLRNGKLVVIAETSSANPKKFSGGFPKKKEGETNAPAQAYQPALIYRPTPPQQPAPPPPVYQQAPAAPAYQQPRAQTPRQNAQNQNMRQGDMPTFNPIPMSYDKLYPALLQNVLVVPRPMGPPSDCLPLWYNPNAHYPFHEGAPGHDLEGYYAFKHMVRELIDSNIMSFRDMGPNMKDNLIPLHRNPTVNVIEDASDGIVVEKVDNVRTPLAAFHARLVEVGLINVCHDNCEECAIHPKGCQMVHDNIQSLMNQGVLQISSVAKNEDVSVIEPCFNLPEPVEIPYYSRRVVSTGSEEGEVSEAVNEDVTNITGMSRMTRSGRIYTPEFNVTPQVPAKESTVITPVKELEIVQSEDVVEFLKLIKRSDYKVVDQLHQTPSKISILSLLLNSQAHREALLKVLAQAHVIQSIIVDQFDGVVANITACNTISFSGEELPEEGHNHNNALHVLVK